A part of Arthrobacter dokdonellae genomic DNA contains:
- a CDS encoding FtsK/SpoIIIE family DNA translocase, with product MATRSSPARASAGKQGGASARPAKTAKMPSTRSRQTVPEPQHVWPVRFVAGLWQGLGHLIGGAIRRMGADVSGIAHEDRRDGSGLFFILLAALIATFEWWGLTGGVADAVHGVFQGTFGWFAAMLPPMLLIFAILVFRQPTNVRANNRVAIGFSLMVISGCALAHVAGGMPDAGSGFAGVSRAGGMVGMIGGGLVGAASPVLAVAVFSILAFFSLLILTATPIRHIPDRLRSLYEQLVGTAPRHDDVADGHDQSYLYDREDLPKEKKPRALRGRKKAAADTLEPGYDTDGAFDTPLVDVADDDTGAAPAVPSLPPGVRRPTRDELAADRIKARQGLPTSTGHEAADGHLAAPDAVTEAIGIVTAGAATRAMPAPPSSVPAPIPARSEQLQLSGDVTYTLPESDFLPAGPPAKDATDANDAVVAALTDTLNQFNVDAAVTGFSRGPTVTRYEIELASGTKVERVTALSKNISYAVASSDVRILSPIPGKSAIGIEIPNADKEIVVLGDVLRSANARRTDHPMVMGVGKDVEGGFVVANLAKMPHLLVAGATGAGKSSFVNSMIVSILMRSTPDEVRMVMVDPKRVELTAYEGVPHLITPIITNPKKAAEALQWVVREMDQRYDDLANYGFKHIDEFNKAVKAGKVHPPVDSKRIIRPYPYLLVIVDELADLMMVAPRDVEDSIVRITQLARAAGIHLVLATQRPSVDVVTGLIKANVPSRMAFATSSVTDSRVVLDQPGAEKLLGQGDALFLPMGKSKPIRVQGAWVTEAEIKRVVDHVKGQLTVHYRDDVAVEAPRKQIEDDIGDDLELLLQATELVVTTQFGSTSMLQRKLRVGFAKAGRLMDLLESRGVVGPSEGSKARDVLVKPDDLAATLAAIRGGGAGEGPAEGGAGVAPTEGGPSDGGPGPAVGDAMTAALTENANANHGWGTDLVAEDLASRTEAVDYYDGDDEDGGEDAWSLTGR from the coding sequence ATGGCGACTCGTTCTTCCCCCGCTCGCGCGTCCGCCGGCAAGCAAGGCGGCGCGTCCGCGCGCCCTGCGAAGACCGCCAAAATGCCGAGCACCCGCAGCAGGCAAACCGTTCCCGAACCGCAGCATGTCTGGCCGGTGCGCTTTGTCGCCGGCCTGTGGCAGGGGCTGGGGCACCTGATCGGCGGGGCCATCCGCCGCATGGGCGCCGACGTCAGCGGCATCGCCCACGAGGACCGCCGCGACGGCAGCGGCCTGTTCTTCATCCTCCTCGCCGCGCTCATCGCCACCTTTGAGTGGTGGGGCCTGACCGGCGGCGTGGCCGACGCCGTCCACGGCGTCTTTCAGGGCACGTTCGGCTGGTTCGCGGCCATGCTGCCGCCCATGCTGCTGATCTTCGCCATCCTGGTGTTCCGCCAGCCCACCAACGTCCGCGCCAACAACCGCGTCGCCATCGGCTTCTCCCTCATGGTCATCTCCGGCTGCGCGCTGGCACACGTGGCCGGCGGCATGCCTGACGCCGGCAGCGGCTTTGCCGGCGTCAGCCGCGCCGGCGGCATGGTCGGCATGATCGGCGGCGGCCTGGTCGGCGCGGCCAGCCCGGTGCTGGCCGTCGCCGTCTTCTCGATCCTGGCCTTCTTCAGCCTCCTGATCCTCACCGCCACACCCATCCGCCACATTCCCGACCGGCTGCGCAGCCTCTACGAACAGCTCGTCGGCACCGCTCCGCGGCATGACGACGTTGCCGACGGCCACGACCAGAGCTACCTCTACGACCGCGAAGACCTTCCCAAGGAGAAGAAGCCCCGCGCCCTGCGCGGCCGCAAGAAGGCGGCCGCGGACACGCTCGAGCCGGGCTACGACACTGACGGTGCCTTTGACACGCCACTGGTTGACGTGGCCGACGACGACACCGGGGCAGCGCCTGCCGTGCCGTCCCTGCCGCCGGGCGTGCGGCGTCCCACGCGGGACGAGCTGGCCGCGGACAGGATCAAGGCCCGCCAGGGCCTGCCCACCTCCACCGGCCACGAGGCCGCGGACGGCCACCTGGCCGCGCCGGACGCGGTCACCGAGGCCATCGGGATCGTGACGGCCGGCGCCGCCACCCGGGCCATGCCAGCCCCGCCCAGCAGCGTGCCCGCGCCGATCCCTGCGCGGTCGGAGCAGCTGCAGCTCTCCGGGGACGTCACCTACACCCTGCCGGAATCGGACTTCCTGCCCGCCGGGCCGCCGGCGAAGGACGCCACGGATGCCAACGACGCAGTGGTGGCGGCGCTGACCGACACCCTGAACCAGTTCAATGTGGACGCGGCCGTGACCGGCTTCAGCCGCGGCCCCACCGTCACACGGTATGAGATTGAGCTGGCGTCCGGCACCAAGGTGGAGCGCGTCACGGCCCTGAGCAAGAACATCTCCTACGCCGTGGCGTCCTCGGACGTGCGCATCCTCAGCCCGATCCCGGGCAAGAGCGCCATCGGCATCGAAATCCCGAACGCGGACAAGGAGATCGTGGTCCTCGGCGACGTCCTGCGGTCGGCCAACGCCCGGCGCACCGACCATCCCATGGTCATGGGCGTCGGCAAGGACGTCGAGGGCGGCTTCGTCGTGGCCAACCTGGCCAAGATGCCGCACCTGCTGGTGGCCGGCGCCACCGGCGCCGGAAAGTCCTCCTTCGTCAACTCCATGATTGTTTCGATCCTGATGCGCTCCACGCCCGACGAGGTCCGCATGGTCATGGTCGACCCCAAACGTGTGGAACTGACCGCCTACGAGGGCGTCCCGCACCTGATCACCCCCATCATCACCAACCCCAAGAAGGCCGCCGAGGCGCTGCAGTGGGTGGTGCGCGAAATGGACCAGCGCTACGACGACCTGGCCAACTACGGCTTCAAGCACATTGACGAATTCAACAAGGCGGTCAAGGCCGGCAAGGTCCATCCGCCCGTCGACTCCAAGCGCATCATCCGCCCGTACCCGTACCTGCTGGTGATCGTGGACGAGCTCGCCGACCTGATGATGGTGGCCCCGCGCGACGTCGAAGACTCCATTGTGCGCATCACCCAGCTCGCCCGGGCCGCCGGCATCCACCTGGTGCTGGCCACGCAGCGCCCGTCCGTGGACGTGGTGACCGGCCTGATCAAGGCCAACGTCCCGTCCCGGATGGCGTTCGCCACGTCCTCCGTCACGGACTCCCGCGTGGTCCTGGACCAGCCGGGCGCCGAAAAGCTGCTGGGCCAGGGCGACGCCCTGTTCCTGCCGATGGGCAAGTCCAAGCCGATCCGTGTCCAGGGAGCCTGGGTCACCGAGGCCGAGATCAAGCGCGTCGTGGACCATGTCAAGGGCCAGCTGACAGTCCACTACCGCGACGACGTGGCCGTTGAGGCACCCAGGAAGCAGATCGAAGACGACATCGGCGACGACCTGGAGTTGCTGCTGCAGGCCACCGAGCTGGTGGTCACCACGCAGTTTGGCTCCACCTCGATGCTCCAGCGCAAGCTGCGGGTCGGCTTCGCCAAGGCCGGGCGCCTGATGGACCTGCTGGAATCGCGCGGCGTGGTTGGACCTTCCGAGGGTTCCAAGGCGCGCGACGTCCTCGTCAAGCCCGACGACCTTGCCGCCACGCTGGCCGCCATCCGGGGCGGCGGTGCGGGCGAGGGTCCTGCCGAAGGCGGAGCTGGCGTCGCGCCAACGGAAGGCGGACCGTCCGACGGCGGGCCGGGCCCGGCAGTCGGGGACGCCATGACGGCCGCCCTGACGGAGAACGCGAACGCCAACCACGGCTGGGGCACGGACCTGGTGGCCGAGGACCTGGCCAGCCGCACCGAGGCCGTGGACTACTACGACGGTGACGACGAGGACGGCGGCGAGGACGCATGGTCGCTGACCGGACGGTGA
- the pgsA gene encoding CDP-diacylglycerol--glycerol-3-phosphate 3-phosphatidyltransferase yields the protein MLRIVLVPFFIWFFLADATAYGWWRWAAVVLFLVAIYTDKLDGDIARARGLITSFGKIADPIADKLLIGSALIMLSAVGELWWWVTILMLVREVGITALRFVVIRYGVMAASGGGKLKTVLQTVAIFLFLLPVTPAVPWLSVAALVVMLAALAVTVVTGIDYLIKAGQLRSAGRGAA from the coding sequence ATGCTGCGCATCGTGCTGGTGCCGTTCTTCATCTGGTTCTTCCTGGCCGACGCCACCGCGTACGGCTGGTGGCGCTGGGCGGCGGTGGTGCTGTTCCTGGTGGCCATTTACACAGACAAGCTCGACGGCGACATCGCCCGGGCGCGCGGGCTCATCACGAGCTTTGGGAAGATCGCGGACCCGATCGCGGACAAGCTGCTGATCGGCTCGGCCTTGATCATGCTGTCCGCCGTGGGCGAGCTGTGGTGGTGGGTGACGATCCTGATGCTGGTCCGGGAAGTGGGGATCACGGCCCTGCGTTTTGTGGTGATCCGCTACGGCGTCATGGCCGCCTCGGGGGGCGGCAAGCTCAAGACCGTCCTGCAGACAGTGGCCATCTTCCTCTTCCTGCTCCCCGTCACACCTGCCGTACCGTGGCTTTCCGTCGCGGCGCTGGTGGTCATGCTGGCGGCGCTGGCCGTCACGGTGGTCACCGGCATCGACTACCTCATCAAGGCCGGGCAGCTGCGCAGCGCCGGCCGCGGGGCGGCGTAG
- a CDS encoding CinA family protein, whose protein sequence is MDLDTLVADAAAAGLSVATAESLTGGLLAATLVEVPGASGMLNGGVIAYQNDVKVRALGVPAEMLAEHGAVDARVACAMALGACHLAGARVGLSTTGVAGPEPHQGKAVGDVFIGVAIDGEVQAYEYHFGGDRAMVRQQAVDEALALLQQVVAAAREQKL, encoded by the coding sequence ATGGACCTGGACACGCTGGTGGCTGATGCAGCGGCCGCCGGGCTAAGCGTTGCCACGGCCGAATCGCTGACCGGCGGACTGCTTGCCGCCACCCTGGTGGAGGTTCCCGGCGCGTCGGGCATGCTCAACGGCGGCGTCATCGCCTACCAAAACGACGTCAAGGTCAGGGCGCTGGGCGTGCCGGCCGAAATGCTGGCCGAGCACGGAGCCGTCGACGCGCGGGTGGCCTGCGCCATGGCGCTGGGCGCCTGCCACCTGGCGGGAGCGCGGGTGGGGCTGTCCACCACCGGGGTGGCCGGACCTGAACCGCACCAGGGCAAGGCCGTGGGAGATGTCTTCATCGGTGTGGCCATCGACGGCGAGGTCCAGGCCTACGAATACCATTTCGGCGGGGACCGGGCCATGGTCCGCCAGCAGGCCGTGGACGAGGCGCTGGCGCTGCTGCAGCAGGTGGTCGCGGCGGCCCGGGAACAAAAGTTGTGA
- a CDS encoding helix-turn-helix domain-containing protein, with the protein MVKQPVSVNGVVRWRDVGLADEAKHQQKERKMVVLRHEIGDVLRDVRQRQGRTLREVSHNARVSLGYLSEVERGQKEASSELLSSICSALDVPLSLMLREVSDRLAIAEGVAVPDTVPQEFAARYGRDLNEELSEELRKGLMSNAF; encoded by the coding sequence ATGGTGAAACAACCCGTATCCGTAAACGGCGTGGTGCGCTGGCGGGATGTGGGTTTGGCGGATGAGGCAAAGCATCAGCAGAAGGAGCGCAAAATGGTGGTTCTACGCCACGAAATTGGAGACGTTCTGCGGGATGTTCGCCAGCGTCAAGGCCGCACACTCCGCGAAGTCTCACACAACGCACGCGTCTCACTGGGCTATTTGAGTGAAGTGGAGCGTGGGCAGAAGGAAGCGTCTTCCGAGCTGCTTTCCTCCATCTGCTCCGCCCTTGACGTGCCCCTGTCACTCATGCTCCGCGAGGTGAGCGACCGTCTGGCCATAGCCGAAGGCGTGGCCGTCCCGGACACCGTTCCCCAGGAATTCGCAGCCCGCTATGGCCGCGACCTCAACGAGGAACTCTCCGAAGAACTGCGCAAGGGACTCATGTCTAACGCCTTCTAG
- a CDS encoding MarR family winged helix-turn-helix transcriptional regulator, with product MSTAASAQGDATPPLAPEKEAAMEALEVELSLLWRRARATSHSLSRSVHPDLEPAAYGLLSVLLHQGGMRLTELARSIGVGKPSVSRQISFLESVGLVRKDADPRDGRAQMIELTPRGLAKMREVHDGRQRAFHSLLAHWDTADLATLAALIAKLNDDGGR from the coding sequence ATGAGTACAGCAGCTTCAGCGCAGGGTGATGCCACTCCTCCCCTTGCACCCGAAAAGGAGGCCGCCATGGAGGCGCTGGAGGTTGAACTCAGCCTGTTGTGGCGCCGGGCCCGGGCCACCAGCCATTCGCTGTCCCGCAGCGTCCATCCGGATCTGGAGCCGGCCGCATATGGACTGCTTTCGGTGCTGCTGCACCAGGGCGGCATGCGGCTGACGGAGCTGGCCAGGAGCATCGGTGTCGGGAAGCCGTCCGTGAGCCGCCAGATCAGTTTTCTGGAAAGCGTGGGGCTGGTCCGCAAGGACGCCGATCCCCGTGACGGGCGCGCGCAGATGATTGAGCTCACGCCCCGGGGCCTGGCCAAGATGCGTGAAGTCCATGACGGCCGCCAGCGTGCCTTTCACAGCCTGCTGGCCCATTGGGACACGGCGGACCTGGCCACCTTGGCCGCCTTAATTGCCAAGCTCAATGACGACGGCGGCCGCTGA
- a CDS encoding DUF3046 domain-containing protein, protein MRASEFWRLMDDEFTPGYSRVLARELHLAGVGGKTALDALAAGYDPREVWLEVCQMQDVPEARRLGRDIPVKK, encoded by the coding sequence GTGCGAGCAAGCGAGTTTTGGCGATTGATGGACGACGAGTTCACCCCCGGGTATTCCCGCGTCCTTGCCAGGGAACTGCATTTGGCCGGGGTAGGCGGGAAAACGGCCCTTGACGCCCTCGCTGCCGGATACGACCCGCGGGAGGTCTGGCTTGAGGTGTGCCAAATGCAGGACGTGCCGGAGGCGCGGCGCCTGGGGCGCGACATCCCCGTGAAGAAATGA
- the recA gene encoding recombinase RecA: MAAPADREKALAAALAQIDKQYGKGSVMRLGDDVRAPIEVIPTGSIALDVALGIGGLPRGRVVEIYGPESSGKTTVALHAVANAQKNGGIAAFIDAEHALDPDYAAKLGVDTDALLVSQPDTGEQALEIMDMLIGSGSLDVIVIDSVAALVPRAEIEGDMGDSHVGLQARLMSQALRKITGRLSQTKTTAIFINQLREKIGVFFGSPETTTGGKALKFYASIRIDVRRIQTLKEGSDAVGNRTKAKVVKNKMAPPFKVAEFDIIYGQGISREGGIIDMGVEHGIIRKSGSWFTYDGDQLGQGMENSRRFLRDNPELAEELERLIKVKLGVGVAAEPPAEAAPKLKAVDGF; encoded by the coding sequence ATGGCCGCTCCCGCAGACCGTGAAAAGGCGCTGGCCGCAGCGCTGGCCCAGATTGACAAGCAGTATGGCAAGGGCTCGGTAATGCGCCTGGGTGACGATGTCAGGGCGCCCATTGAAGTCATTCCCACCGGATCCATCGCCCTGGATGTTGCGCTGGGCATCGGAGGACTGCCGCGTGGCCGTGTCGTGGAGATCTACGGCCCGGAATCCTCGGGTAAGACCACCGTAGCGCTGCATGCCGTCGCGAACGCGCAAAAGAACGGCGGCATTGCGGCGTTCATCGACGCCGAGCACGCCCTGGACCCCGACTACGCCGCCAAGCTCGGTGTGGACACGGACGCACTTTTGGTCTCCCAGCCGGACACCGGCGAGCAGGCGCTGGAGATCATGGACATGCTGATCGGCTCCGGCTCGCTGGACGTCATTGTCATCGACTCCGTGGCCGCGCTGGTGCCGCGCGCCGAAATCGAGGGCGACATGGGCGACAGCCACGTGGGCCTGCAGGCGCGCCTGATGAGCCAGGCCCTGCGCAAGATCACCGGGCGCCTGAGCCAGACCAAGACCACCGCCATCTTCATCAACCAGCTGCGTGAGAAGATCGGCGTGTTCTTCGGCAGCCCGGAGACCACCACCGGTGGAAAGGCGCTGAAGTTCTACGCCTCCATCCGCATCGACGTCCGCCGCATCCAGACATTGAAGGAGGGGTCGGACGCCGTCGGAAACCGGACCAAGGCCAAGGTCGTCAAGAACAAGATGGCACCGCCGTTCAAGGTTGCCGAGTTCGACATCATCTATGGCCAGGGCATTTCGCGTGAAGGCGGAATCATCGACATGGGCGTGGAGCACGGCATCATCCGCAAGTCAGGTTCCTGGTTCACCTACGACGGCGACCAGCTCGGCCAGGGCATGGAGAACTCCCGCCGCTTCCTGCGGGACAACCCCGAGCTGGCGGAGGAACTCGAGCGCCTGATCAAGGTCAAGCTGGGTGTGGGCGTCGCCGCGGAACCTCCGGCGGAGGCAGCCCCGAAGCTGAAGGCCGTCGACGGCTTCTAA
- a CDS encoding regulatory protein RecX: protein MNTKRPAPELDPDANPASVARAIILRQLTNSPKSRHQLAQKLAERHVPDDVAESVLDRFEEVKLIDDAEFARLWVRSRAQNRSLARGALQRELAEKGISAHLAEEALAQVSDDDEAASAEALVRRKLRGSMNLADTAERDKYTRRWVAMLARKGFGPSNAFAVVERLIDEQLDGESPE, encoded by the coding sequence GTGAACACGAAGCGGCCGGCCCCGGAACTGGACCCCGACGCGAATCCGGCGTCGGTGGCCCGGGCCATCATCCTGCGGCAGCTGACCAACTCGCCCAAGAGCCGCCATCAGCTGGCCCAAAAGCTGGCGGAACGTCACGTTCCGGATGACGTCGCCGAGTCCGTGCTGGACCGCTTCGAGGAAGTCAAGCTCATTGACGACGCCGAATTCGCCCGGCTGTGGGTACGCAGCAGGGCCCAAAACCGGTCGCTCGCCAGGGGCGCGCTCCAGCGCGAGCTCGCGGAGAAGGGGATATCCGCTCACCTGGCCGAGGAGGCGCTGGCCCAGGTCAGCGACGACGACGAGGCGGCCAGTGCCGAGGCCCTGGTGCGGCGCAAGCTGCGCGGGTCCATGAATCTGGCGGATACGGCGGAGCGGGACAAGTACACCCGGCGCTGGGTGGCCATGCTGGCGCGCAAGGGCTTCGGGCCCTCGAATGCCTTCGCCGTGGTGGAGCGGCTCATCGATGAGCAGCTCGACGGCGAATCACCGGAGTAA
- a CDS encoding coiled-coil domain-containing protein, with protein MISLPRRLVSTLAAAVAAGFIVVSGVSASPVSADDGPPTGYPTWSDVQKAKGNAAATQAEVAKINALLDTLSAESDTLGTAAVQAGAAYAATKAQLDVVTGQVNVLQAQTSRAEKQASGYQKDVAAAAVQSYKSGGANLGIFTTLTSLGSTNALQGLDMLAQVGEQAAGRAVRAKAAESVAASLAQSRQAAEAQQAALTAASQSALDKAVAAQRAVADQLAARKKDSATLTAQLAMLNNTTNAVEQKYRQGQEAQAAYEAAQEAKRRAAALEAARQAAAAAAAAAASAAQQQAQPVQPAVPAQASSGFIPVEVLLPNIPGGAVNDPSGAQAYASSRLSVYGWPQSQFQCLLQLWTQESGWLTNATNPSSGAYGIAQALPPGKYSDTGSDWLTNYHTQIDWGLGYINDRYGSPCGAWGHEVANNWY; from the coding sequence ATGATCAGTCTTCCACGTCGTCTGGTGAGCACCCTGGCCGCAGCAGTTGCGGCCGGGTTCATCGTCGTTTCGGGCGTTTCGGCAAGTCCTGTCTCCGCCGATGACGGGCCGCCCACCGGCTACCCCACGTGGTCCGACGTCCAAAAGGCCAAGGGGAACGCCGCTGCCACCCAGGCCGAAGTCGCCAAGATCAACGCCCTGTTGGACACGTTGTCCGCCGAATCCGACACCCTCGGCACCGCGGCAGTCCAGGCCGGGGCAGCGTACGCCGCGACAAAGGCGCAGCTGGATGTGGTCACCGGCCAGGTCAACGTCCTGCAGGCACAGACCAGCCGCGCCGAAAAGCAGGCGTCCGGCTACCAAAAGGACGTTGCCGCGGCGGCAGTCCAAAGCTACAAGTCGGGCGGGGCCAACCTCGGCATCTTCACCACCCTGACGAGCCTGGGCTCCACCAATGCGCTGCAGGGCCTGGACATGCTGGCCCAGGTGGGCGAACAGGCCGCCGGCAGGGCCGTGCGGGCCAAGGCCGCCGAGTCCGTGGCGGCGTCACTGGCCCAGTCCCGGCAGGCCGCGGAGGCCCAGCAGGCCGCCCTGACGGCGGCCTCCCAATCGGCCCTGGACAAGGCCGTCGCCGCGCAGCGGGCGGTGGCCGACCAGCTCGCGGCCAGAAAGAAGGACAGCGCGACCCTGACGGCGCAGCTGGCCATGCTCAACAACACCACCAACGCCGTTGAGCAAAAGTACCGGCAGGGCCAGGAAGCCCAGGCCGCCTACGAAGCGGCCCAGGAAGCCAAGCGACGGGCCGCCGCATTGGAAGCGGCGCGGCAGGCAGCCGCGGCGGCCGCCGCGGCGGCGGCTTCAGCGGCCCAGCAGCAGGCCCAACCGGTCCAGCCGGCGGTGCCCGCCCAGGCCAGCAGCGGCTTCATTCCCGTGGAGGTCCTCCTGCCCAACATCCCCGGCGGCGCCGTCAACGACCCTTCGGGAGCGCAGGCCTACGCCTCGTCCCGGCTGAGTGTGTACGGATGGCCGCAGAGCCAGTTCCAGTGCCTGCTGCAGCTGTGGACGCAGGAGTCCGGATGGCTGACCAACGCCACCAACCCGAGCAGCGGCGCCTATGGCATCGCCCAGGCCCTGCCGCCGGGAAAGTATTCGGATACGGGATCCGACTGGCTCACCAACTATCACACGCAGATCGACTGGGGCCTAGGTTACATCAACGACCGCTATGGTTCCCCGTGCGGCGCCTGGGGCCACGAAGTCGCCAACAACTGGTACTGA
- the miaB gene encoding tRNA (N6-isopentenyl adenosine(37)-C2)-methylthiotransferase MiaB, with translation MNVHDSERMAGLLEAAGMVAVADASDAPARDADAGGGPVPDRPIPDVIVFNTCAVRENADNKLYGNLGMLAHVKESNPGMQIAVGGCLAQKDRDTIQKRAPWVDVVFGTHNVGALPVLLERARHNADAQMEILESLDVFPSTLPTRREAVYSGWVSISVGCNNTCTFCIVPSLRGKERDRRPGEILAEIQALVDDGAIEVTLLGQNVNSYGVEFGDRLAFGKLLRACGGIKGLERVRFTSPHPAAFTDDVIAAMAETPNVMPQLHMPLQSGSDKVLKDMRRSYRSAKFLAILDKVRERMPHAAISTDIIVGFPGETEEDFQATLDVVEKSRFATAFTFQYSKRPGTPAAELPDQLPKEVVQERFLRLTALQDRIAAEENAKQVGRTVEVMVTAQSGRKAAETHRLSGRARDQRLVHFSVPEGAGTPRPGDLVTVPVTGAAAFHLVADPSPADYLLRRSAAGDAWDRSQAESCGVPAPGSGTASGAKNAVSLGMPALPVRTA, from the coding sequence ATGAACGTCCACGACTCCGAGCGCATGGCGGGACTGCTGGAAGCGGCCGGCATGGTGGCCGTGGCCGACGCCAGTGACGCGCCGGCGCGCGACGCCGACGCCGGCGGCGGGCCCGTCCCCGACCGTCCAATTCCCGATGTGATCGTCTTCAACACCTGCGCCGTGCGGGAAAACGCGGACAACAAGCTCTACGGCAACCTTGGGATGCTGGCCCACGTGAAGGAATCCAACCCGGGCATGCAGATCGCCGTGGGCGGCTGCCTGGCGCAGAAGGACCGCGACACCATCCAAAAGCGCGCCCCCTGGGTTGATGTAGTCTTTGGCACCCACAACGTCGGGGCGCTCCCGGTGCTGCTGGAACGCGCCCGCCACAACGCCGACGCCCAGATGGAAATCCTGGAGTCCCTGGACGTCTTCCCGTCCACGCTGCCCACCAGGCGCGAAGCCGTGTACTCCGGCTGGGTCAGCATCTCCGTGGGCTGCAACAACACCTGCACCTTCTGCATCGTACCCTCGCTGCGCGGGAAGGAACGCGACCGCCGGCCCGGGGAGATCCTGGCCGAGATCCAGGCGCTCGTGGACGACGGCGCCATCGAGGTCACGCTGCTGGGCCAAAACGTCAACTCCTACGGCGTCGAGTTCGGCGACCGCCTGGCCTTCGGCAAGCTGCTGCGCGCCTGCGGCGGCATCAAGGGACTGGAACGCGTACGCTTCACCAGCCCCCACCCTGCCGCGTTCACCGACGACGTCATCGCCGCCATGGCCGAGACACCCAACGTCATGCCCCAGCTGCACATGCCTTTGCAGTCCGGCTCGGACAAGGTCCTCAAGGACATGCGCCGCTCCTACCGGAGCGCGAAGTTCCTGGCCATCCTGGACAAGGTGCGCGAACGGATGCCGCACGCCGCCATCTCCACCGACATCATTGTGGGCTTCCCCGGGGAGACGGAAGAAGACTTCCAGGCCACGCTCGACGTCGTGGAGAAGTCGCGCTTTGCCACCGCCTTCACCTTCCAATACTCCAAACGCCCCGGCACCCCGGCCGCGGAGCTGCCGGACCAGCTGCCCAAGGAAGTGGTGCAGGAACGGTTCCTGCGCCTGACCGCCCTGCAGGACAGGATCGCGGCCGAGGAAAACGCGAAGCAGGTGGGCCGCACCGTGGAGGTCATGGTCACGGCCCAGTCCGGCCGCAAGGCCGCCGAAACGCACCGCCTCTCCGGCAGGGCCCGGGACCAGAGGCTGGTCCACTTCAGCGTCCCCGAAGGAGCCGGGACCCCTCGCCCCGGCGACCTCGTCACCGTGCCCGTCACCGGGGCCGCCGCCTTCCACCTGGTGGCAGATCCTTCCCCCGCCGACTATCTGCTGCGCCGCTCGGCGGCCGGCGACGCCTGGGACAGGTCACAGGCGGAGTCCTGCGGCGTGCCGGCCCCCGGTTCCGGCACGGCGTCCGGTGCGAAGAACGCCGTGAGCCTGGGCATGCCCGCGCTGCCCGTCCGCACCGCGTGA
- the miaA gene encoding tRNA (adenosine(37)-N6)-dimethylallyltransferase MiaA: MSAADAGLPAARQAPCALPVVAVVGPTGSGKSELALELAERFDGEAVNADSMQFYRGMDIGTAKLPAAARRGIPHHLMDFLAVSEDTTVAEYQSMARAAVADIQSRGKLPILVGGSGLYVRAALDVLEFPGTDAQVRARLEAELDAGGLAPLAARLAVVDPVSAARIGDGKRVVRALEVHELTGRPFSSFMPRRQHVQPTLQIGLNGDRSELHLRLAARVHAMVDAGLQAEVEALIPQGLREGRTARKALGYQQFLRVIDGASTAAAAAEDTITATRQFARRQLTWFRADPRVQWLDWSGPGLVDAAAALVSHAQGGRGA, translated from the coding sequence GTGAGCGCGGCCGACGCCGGCCTGCCCGCCGCGAGGCAGGCTCCGTGCGCGCTGCCCGTTGTCGCCGTCGTCGGCCCCACCGGCTCGGGAAAGTCGGAACTGGCCCTGGAGCTCGCCGAACGGTTTGACGGCGAGGCAGTCAACGCCGACTCCATGCAGTTCTACCGCGGCATGGACATTGGCACGGCCAAGCTGCCGGCGGCCGCACGCCGCGGCATCCCGCACCACCTGATGGACTTTCTGGCCGTCAGCGAGGACACCACCGTGGCGGAATACCAGTCGATGGCGCGGGCCGCCGTTGCCGACATCCAGTCCCGTGGGAAGCTGCCCATCCTGGTGGGCGGCTCCGGACTGTACGTGCGCGCCGCCTTGGACGTGTTGGAGTTCCCCGGCACCGACGCGCAGGTGCGCGCCCGCCTGGAAGCCGAGCTCGACGCAGGCGGGCTGGCGCCGCTCGCGGCCCGCCTGGCGGTGGTGGATCCGGTCTCCGCCGCGCGCATCGGCGACGGCAAGCGCGTGGTCCGGGCCCTGGAAGTGCACGAGCTGACGGGGCGCCCGTTCAGCTCCTTCATGCCGCGCCGGCAACATGTCCAGCCCACGCTGCAGATCGGGCTGAACGGGGACCGCTCCGAGCTCCACCTGCGGCTGGCCGCCCGGGTGCACGCCATGGTGGACGCCGGGCTGCAGGCCGAGGTCGAGGCGCTCATTCCGCAGGGCCTGCGCGAAGGACGGACGGCGCGGAAGGCCCTCGGCTACCAGCAATTCCTGCGCGTCATCGACGGCGCATCCACCGCGGCGGCCGCCGCGGAGGACACGATCACGGCCACCCGCCAGTTTGCCCGCCGCCAGCTGACCTGGTTCCGTGCCGACCCGCGCGTGCAGTGGCTCGATTGGTCCGGGCCCGGTCTCGTGGACGCCGCGGCCGCCCTGGTGAGCCACGCCCAAGGTGGGCGGGGCGCTTGA